Genomic window (Marmota flaviventris isolate mMarFla1 chromosome X, mMarFla1.hap1, whole genome shotgun sequence):
tgaaagtaactAGGTTTACTTATTTCTCACAGGCGGATGTTCCCTTCTGTTCGGGTCAAGGTGAAAGGGCTGGACCCAGGGAAGCAGTACTATGTTGCCATAGATGTGGTACCAGTGGATTCCAAACGCTATAGGTAACTGGCCCATATGAGGATACCTCAGGCTCAGCCTGGGGGCAGGGATTCAGATCTTCAGATCTAAACCTcacaacattattttaaaaaccttaacATATAGGGAGAGAGAATGGACCTTCCTTTGATCTCAGGAGTAGAATTTCCCTTACTTAAATGGGAATTCAGAGTAACTGAATAGCAGggttttttcttctcccttcttttgAAATGCAGGCAAGCCAATTTTTAATGTCCCCCAGGCCTCTATCCTACCCACTGTTCTGGCCTCAGGTACACAAACTGTGAAGGGCATGGGCTGTGTATTCCAAAAGGGAAGTAGTTTGAAGGAATTTGGAAGCCCTTTTGGCTCTAGGTGGGACCAGGCTTCTGAGGACATGCTGGACTTTGGCAAAAGGCACCCAGAATTATAACCTGATTTTCTCCAAGGCTAGATGAGGGTCATCACACCTAGGTACATCTTCATTCCCTTCTTTTGCCCTTTTCTTGAAAGGGTGGCCACATTCCAGAGGGCAAGAGAAAACTTTTTACCCTCTTTTCTTTAAGTATTCCTCTAAGAGCATGCTACAAATGGTCAAACTATTCTAAAGTCAATATGATCTTCCAAGCTAGCAGCCCAGATGCACTGGCCTATGGCTTTGACTCATGGACCCTAGCGGGGTTGGGGAGGGAACTGGGAGAGAGCAGCTGATACTGGGCTGTGAGTGTTCCACCTGGAGGTGGGTGCAGAACCCTGCCCTCCAAGGAGAACAACTACCAGGAACCCAGTGCTGTTCTTGAGAGCAAGGAGAAAGTGAAACTCAGATGCTGGAACTGTGGCTTAGTAACAGCAGAACAAACTGCTTGCTTTTTGCATTGCAGTTGGTTTGGGAATACAGAGCATTATTGAGAGTTTGTGATTAAAAACTGGGTGAAAATCTTCCCCCAGAGGCTGCTCAGGGTGGGGATCCTAAGGGTTTCCTGGTGTGAAGCCTTATTGTCAAAGGGGGTTCCACTAAGACTAGTAACAGTGGGCTAGACAGACACACTGCTTAATCCCCACTTCTTTCTGATACTTGTAGCCCTAAGCTTGTGGAGTTTGCTCCCCTCCCTGCACCCCCAGGCATTTCTGCATGGTAAAACTCATTTGATCAATTTCTGTTGTGTTTTCTGTGAGGAAACATAAACTAGACTGGTAAATCCCATGACATTTTACTTCCCCTGGCATTCCATCACATTTTAATAACATATGTTTATTTACTGTTTGTTTTCTGCCCTTTAACACTTTTTGGAAATCAGTGTTGATATTCTGTTATTTGCCTATGGAGTCAGCAAATTAGCCTTTGGCCAGGCCCTTAGGACCAGAATTCATCAGCTTGCCTCCATTCAATTGGCTTTGGCAGGCTAAGCTTAATGCCAATATTCTGCGCCTTTTCAGATACGTGTATCACAGCTCTCAGTGGATGGTAGCTGGGAATACTGACCATTCGTGCATCACTCCCAGATTCTATGTCCACCCGGACTCCCCCTGCTCAGGAGAGACCTGGATGCGGCAAATCATCAGCTTTGATCGGGTGAAACTCACAAATAATGAGATGGACGACAAAGGCCATGTAAGTGAACACAATCCTATCTGCTAAAGAGGGTGGTGCCAATGCTTCCACCCATGGGTGGAACTGTCTATAAGCTCTGGACCTGTGACTTAAAGAGCCAAACTAGAGTTCAGGAAACTTTTGTTTGAAAACCAAAAGTGCTGGCCTTTGGGAATAGTGAGAGCAGGGAGTTTGAAGACCAAAAGAattaagaattaattaattaagccAGAATTGCCTGGTCTgaaagagcaagaggaaagggGCTGTTAGACAGTTAGCCACAGAAGCAATCACTGTTGGTGCCTGCCTTCCCTATAGTCAACAGAGTTGCTAGATGAGTACTTTCCATGTGATGTGGTGGGAGGCTGCAAGCAGGGGAACTGGAATGCAGACTGGAAATCTCACCTACAATCTGCTCCCATAGACAGTCCCTGCCTGTTTTCAGGTCCTGTGGATCTTAAGTCTTCATCTTTTCTGCCTAGCTGGCCCTATGCCAGCCACAAAAGGAGAGAAGCAAGATCCAGaatgagagagaggggagggggagggagggagagagaactATCCAGAATTACAAGGTGGTAAGTGTCAGATGTTTTCCCATCATATTCAGGCCATCAGTTACTGTACAGGGAACCTGTATCAGGTGATCAAATCCCTATGACTATATTTCTACCACACATGGTCAGCCACATTTGGAAACAGGGGCCCCAATCTGGAAAAGGAATAACAGTTGTCTCTTGTCTATGAGGTGGTTTACTCTGGAAACTCTTCAGGCAAGAGGTTATCTATAGGGGACCAAATGGCATAACAAATCTTTGTGTGTGGTTACCTGACTCTCCCAGTTTAACCTTacctctttctttgtgtgtgacCACATTGGGGGTGGTCCTTAGAGGACAACTATGTTGCGAAGGGAAGCCAGTTTTTCTGGCAGCATTTGACCATTTCTCCCCCAGATAATTCTGCAGTCCATGCATAAATACAAGCCCCGCGTGCATGTGATGGAGCAAGACAGCAGAGTTGACCTGTCCCGGATTCAGTCCCTGCCAGCTGAAGGGGTTAAAACGTTCTCCTTTAAAGAAACTGAATTCACCACAGTGACAGCTTACCAAAATCAGCAGGTAAAGCTGGCCAGGTCCCAGGCAAGTGGGAGTGGCCTCACAGGGACTTTGGGATAGAGGCAAGCTGCACTCTATAAattgctttataaaaatttttaaaaatcatggtttTACTGTTTTGTCAGTAAGTCAAATTGATAATACATTCTGTGATTCTTAcattagaaaggagaaaagggaaaaggggtggCAGAAGATGAAGGCATAATCATTCAAAATTTGACTTAGCTATATGCTTACATTTTCTTACAGTGATATATTATAGGTTACAGTCTTGTATGGTTATTATAACCATTATAAGCAATGGTGAGAGAACTGAGGTTACTGAGAGCAatgactttctctttctctttcttttgaatcCATAGATTACCAAACTCAAAATAGACAGAAATCCTTTCGCTAAAGGTTTTAGAGATCCAGGAAGAAACAGGTAAGTAACAGTCACACCTTATATTTATGTAGCCCTTTTCACAAGTATAAAAGATAAGGAAACTATGGCTCAGAGAATCAGAAGCTGTATGTTTTGTAACTAGTGGGTGGGAGGAAATTAACCAGATATTTTGTCTCAAAAACTTTGCTTAttcctactttcttttttattcacttataAGCTATTTATTATTCTAGAACTCTGGGTTTGATTGAATATTATTCAAAAGTCtacctataaaagaaaaaaaattcagaaaattgcCTATAAAAGATGTAAATAGTTTGTATAAATTAGTATTTTCTAGAACTGCATTCTGAGGTCGCTAAAAGTTGAATCTCTTTTTTAGGGGTGTATTGGATGGACTTTTAGAGACCTATTCATGGAGACCTTCTCTTACTCtggattttaaaaactttggTGCAGACACACAAAGTAAGAAAACTcataatatttagttttacttttacATGTTAATGAAATAACAAAGGCCAGAGTCCTTGTACCAAATGTTACACCGGGAATAAGTATATaccagaaaatatttgtttataagcATACGTGTTTATGTTTAATGTGGTgaggaagaaagatgaaaaaagggAAGACAACTGGCATGAAGACAGGTGTTTTCTTGAGTTATTTTATACCCTTATCACCAGAGCTCACCTGGATTCTTCAGCATCTCATTGTCTCATATTTAGAATCTGCCTATGGTCCATTTGTGGCCTGATTTGTAACTAtagtaatgaatatttttatattttatgggaACTTTTCAGTGCATGTTAAAGTGATTTCTTTTGAATTACACCACCACTTAgctctaattttacttttttaaacaggaaaatgttgaaaataatacTAAGTCATCCcaaatggaatatttattttttacttatttttaaaaaaaactttggtgCAGACACACAAAGTAATTGGATAGACTTTAgattttttacagatttttttttagttctcaatggacctttaacttatttatttatatgtggtgctaagaatcgaacccagtgcctcatacatgctaggcaagcactctgccactgagctacagccccagccccaatatatttatttttatgtgagtaaaagtatattttgccttattttcaagctttttaaaaagttattgaagAATATATGTAAGATAATAACAATGTACTGAAGGTTTTAACAGAAAATAGATTGTATAATAAACATGGTACAAAAGATGGGAAGAGAAAAATGCAAGCTACTATAACATTTTATCCTGGAAGTGATAAACTATAATTCAAAgatgaataatataaatataaaacaaacaaactgttACAAAAGTCATACAAAAGTAGGATAAGGGCGAATCTGTATGGTAAATTTTGcctattttattaatgtttaatctttgaaaagtttttaactgatacatgaaaacaaaatttgtatttttaggaGGCACCAAACaatattttgatacatatatacatttcataatatttaagtcaatttaaacatttatgtctgtaaacatttatcatttcaacatggtgataacatacaaaatatttttctctagctttctGAAATGCTTAGTACATTATTGCTATTTGTCATCAAACTGTGTAATAGCACAACAGAACTTCTTGGTCTTACCTAATTATAACTACCTTCCAGATAGTACATTTCTTGACTAAATAACTATAATGTTTGAAAAATGCAGGTTTTCTGGTAAAATAATGTATGCCTTCCTTTACaatgatatttaataataaatgaagaatttttaattGCAAGTAACATGGAATTTCCCCATTACCTTTACTCCATTGAAGCTGcttatctttaaatattaattcaaagTTAGACTTATGGAGCAAATTATCAACCTCATACTTAAGTTGCATTTTCCAGAACAGGATGccataaaaattaattgaaatgtgACAAATCAAGTTTAATCAATTGTTGAATCATTTCATTGGCTTGACTATACAAATGTGGATTATGAAGTTgcatagataaaatataaaatatttttacattatcaATTTAACTGATAACATCTAGGCAACaagcttttaaaatatctaagtCAACACATTGTGAAATAATGAAGAAGAAAGTTTAACATGatcattcatttataatttaagaGATAGAGGCTTCTTAATCATTCATTTCAGGTACCCAAAAGATACTCAAATTGCAAAGATAAAGAATATCacccagggacattttattttattttattgatttaaaaaaattaatgacagcagaatgcattacaattcttattacacatatacagcacaattttttatgtctctggttgtatataaagtatattgacaccaattcgtgtcttcatacatgtactttggataatgatgtctatcacattccatcatacttgctaaccccctgccccctccctttccctcccacctctctgccttagatgaacccagggacattttatcaCAGAGCCTCATctgcagtttttgtttgtttgtttgtttttagagacagagtcttgccaagttgcttagggccttattaagttgctgagactggcttctaAACTTGCCATTCTTCTGTCACAGCCTGAtaagttttaataatttatttaaaatatattttccaaccTGTTGATGAAAGATTAGACTATATCTACATATACAATATAGTTAAAAAAACGACAGCAACATAAAAATAACTTCCTTAAGTCTAGTGAATATCCAACTGTTAAGCTGAAATCAAATAAGATTTAGAGTCTAGATCATCCtggaccttttaatttttcttaaatttagtaTATGCTAGGCAACCATAAATTTAGTATATGCTGGACATCATTTATCTGAATTATTTCATTCTCATGTTGATGTTTCTTAActggaaaaaatatctttaaccccTGGCATAGTGAGCAATAGAAGCATTATCATCCAtgattttcatgagaaaaaaatactaatggttttacatatgttgctTTTActtatgaaagatttttttcatatgaatttatatttatcaGACTGAAGATGCCTATAGaatcccaaagaaccaactttttcaatttacttaacaaatttttagtacattttttaaatgtgaaaaataaaaatccaggtTTTGTTCATATTATTGACTAGGAATTATATATTTGGCTGTATTTGTAATTCATTAGATAAATATTGTTAAAGTGTCTTGTACAGTCCTTGAGAATAGTGAATGTTCAGTACACAATACACAATAGTAGTGTTAAAAGTAATAGTggtgggctgggattatggctcagtagtagagggcttACCTAGaataggtgaggcactgggttcaatcctcagcaccacattaaaaaataaataaataaataaataaaatagaggctaaactcttttaaaaaaaaagtaatagtggTAGTAATAGTAGAGACACTACATTCAACTTCAGTGAGAGGAATGAGCATAACCTTTCCCAAAGAAGCTCAAAGAACTATAAACTTGCAGGAAAACTGATCTAAGAATGAAGCATGAATGGTGATGTATTTgataagtaatttagcaagaacaTGAAGTTCTTTGTTCATTGACTGAATTGTCTTTCACAGGTGGAAGCAGTGGCTCCTCTCCAGTGACCTCTAGTGGAGGGGCTCCCTCCCCTTTGAGCTCCTTACTTTCTCCACCTTGCTCTCCACCTACATTTCACTTACCTACAAGCTCCCTTGGAATGACCTGTCCAGAGGCATACCTACACAGTATCAACCTGCCCCTTTGCTATAAGATTTGCCCAACTAATTTTTGGCGACAGCAACCTCTTGTCTTACCTGCTTCTGAAAGGCTAGCAAGCAGCAACAGATCTCAATCTTTAGCCCCACTCATGATGGAAGTGCCCATGTTATCTTCTCTGGGGGTCACCAATTCAAAAGGTGGTTCCTCTGAAGACTTCAATGGGCAGTGTCTACATGCACCTCATTCTGCCAATCAAATGTTATATGGATTGCAGGCATCTGGAAATATGTTCCCACCAACCCCCATCACCCAAGAGGTACTCAGTTGCTCTTTCCGCCCTTCCTATGGCTTTTATAGGTATAACTTCTCTATGCCATCCAGACTGGTAAACGCTGCCAGCCACCTCAAAGCAAGTGACAACAGTCAAGTCTCTTTCAGAGAAGGCAAATGTAATCATGCTCATTGGTATCCAACAATCAACCATTGCCTTTAATGGAACAATcacatttttaatacaatttCCATGTAagcacacattttctttatttgtaaccAAAGAAAGATCAACATCTgttatgttttcaaaaatttcattACCAGACAACTTTGCTTTGTTATACATTTAAAGTGCCTTATCAAATCTTTATAAGACAATGTTTATGCAAATGTGACCTATAATAAACTCTGATTATAGAAGCCTTGGGCCTTAAAATAAGGTTCTCAGtaaatattatttgataaaatatcCCATCAGTGAAAATTGTTGTCAGATGGTGTGGTCTCCAATTATACAATAGCCAGCTTACCATGCCATCTGCCATTTGCATATTGATAATGACCAATAGAAGATGGATGGAATTACTGTGAAAGTGTTGAAACAGTTATCTGTGAAGATCGGCTGCATTGTATTTATCTAGCTAGTTattatagaagaaattttaattgtttgctttattttgctCTATTCCTTTATACTATGCTGTTGAAGAAAATACTAATCTCAATTTTGAAGTGCAAATAAGAACACAAACTTTCAAGTGTAACTTTTATTAATCTTTGTAACTAAGCAACTATTTAATTCTGAAGGAACACAAAGatcaaatgaaaagtaaaatattctaaataaatttgatcttttatttccttttagttttGGATCATTTATATATGAAGTTTATTTATTAGTTAATCCATTAAAACCTGGTATTTTATACACTGTTTGCAAAGACAAATTATTTCAATTCTCCAAGAAGACTAAGATATTATTATCAAAGAGGGAAAACACAACTGaattcataaatatgaaaatagagTCATAGGTACAATTTAATTCCAATATTTGTATCAGTCATGGTAAGTTAGACTAGACAAAATGGATAGTAAGACTTTATTTTAGTTTATGAAATCAAATAGTTTCCCATCACCAGACCTTAGATTTCTGAAAGTAATTATGAGGAATATCCTACAATAACCTGTATATCTTTATGATcaatcagattttaatttttcaccaGTAGTTCTAGCCATTTTACAAAGCCAAGGCCATTCAAATCACAATAGCACGATTTGTCTTTTGACACACTAATCAATCTGCTAAACTGGCTTTTACTAACTTTTCCAAAACATATTAGTAAgaacataattattatttattttgttcaaagTGTTACTTCATCCTCAATATGCCTTATAAATTTGCCttcctattaaaattatatatgcttCACTCCTGGAGATTTGGCTAGAAAATCACATGATTGCATTCAAACCACATATTCTGATAAAGATGAAATATTACTTGTGGTTTAAACTAAATAGAGACCTATTACAGGACTTTGAgtcattaaaatatgtattatttctcTTGATTAACAGGGATTAAAAGCAATGGGACACTTTAGTTTTGTCTACTACAAAATATGAAGGTTAAATGCTAACTTTAATTAGTAAAATTAATTATGACTTCAGTAGAAGCTGCCATATCAGATTATAAAATACTTATCCTAAGTTCTTACATGAGAGAACCTCAATACTGGCCAAGAGAAAGTATTTAGCTGAAAAATCCAGAAAACCTCTGGGTTACCTTGATTATTTAAGAGAACCTATTAATTTTGTGGCTGCTACAGAGTACTTATACCCTGTGCTTTATATTTCATACAATTTTCAGACATATTCCTCACATAAAACCAGTAATATGGAATTACATTAGTAATGATGATTAATAGAAAGAAGCAAAATCTTAAATTCTAGAACCTAAGCATTTATGCTGTCATTTTACATATGgt
Coding sequences:
- the Tbx22 gene encoding T-box transcription factor TBX22 isoform X2, whose amino-acid sequence is MALSSRAHAFSVEALVGRSGKRKSQDPRQEPQPELQEKEGGEEEEERRSSAAAKKSEQPEKRLKTESLTTAFSGKGDGNSPESLEEKDVIQVELQGSELWKRFHDIGTEMIITKAGRRMFPSVRVKVKGLDPGKQYYVAIDVVPVDSKRYRYVYHSSQWMVAGNTDHSCITPRFYVHPDSPCSGETWMRQIISFDRVKLTNNEMDDKGHIILQSMHKYKPRVHVMEQDSRVDLSRIQSLPAEGVKTFSFKETEFTTVTAYQNQQITKLKIDRNPFAKGFRDPGRNRGVLDGLLETYSWRPSLTLDFKNFGADTQSGSSGSSPVTSSGGAPSPLSSLLSPPCSPPTFHLPTSSLGMTCPEAYLHSINLPLCYKICPTNFWRQQPLVLPASERLASSNRSQSLAPLMMEVPMLSSLGVTNSKGGSSEDFNGQCLHAPHSANQMLYGLQASGNMFPPTPITQEVLSCSFRPSYGFYRYNFSMPSRLVNAASHLKASDNSQVSFREGKCNHAHWYPTINHCL
- the Tbx22 gene encoding T-box transcription factor TBX22 isoform X1; its protein translation is MALSSRAHAFSVEALVGRSGKRKSQDPRQEPQPELQEKEGGEEEEERRSSAAAKKSEQPAEKRLKTESLTTAFSGFGGDGDGNSPESLEEKDVIQVELQGSELWKRFHDIGTEMIITKAGRRMFPSVRVKVKGLDPGKQYYVAIDVVPVDSKRYRYVYHSSQWMVAGNTDHSCITPRFYVHPDSPCSGETWMRQIISFDRVKLTNNEMDDKGHIILQSMHKYKPRVHVMEQDSRVDLSRIQSLPAEGVKTFSFKETEFTTVTAYQNQQITKLKIDRNPFAKGFRDPGRNRGVLDGLLETYSWRPSLTLDFKNFGADTQSGSSGSSPVTSSGGAPSPLSSLLSPPCSPPTFHLPTSSLGMTCPEAYLHSINLPLCYKICPTNFWRQQPLVLPASERLASSNRSQSLAPLMMEVPMLSSLGVTNSKGGSSEDFNGQCLHAPHSANQMLYGLQASGNMFPPTPITQEVLSCSFRPSYGFYRYNFSMPSRLVNAASHLKASDNSQVSFREGKCNHAHWYPTINHCL